In Caldisphaera lagunensis DSM 15908, a single genomic region encodes these proteins:
- a CDS encoding Cdc6/Cdc18 family protein, which produces MSGKIFTNRGVFDETYIPSTLLVRDSEANVLITRYLSRLGEGSGSTDVTVLYGSIGKVGIGKTTLAKYVSRVLSKKAEDKGINFKPVYINVYGASSLHQILSRIVSELEMNIPVRGNATIEVLKAISDFLYIKDAYALIILDEFQSLLMSSKLSDDEFYLLLRVYEEIPPKDNINRLNFMLVSQDFRILSYMKERIPQVESQIGFRVHLRPYSSDELKTIIEQRAIEGLYENSYNQDILNMIADYYGYNDIKGGEGSARKAILTLRMAAEIADAENSGRIEERHVREALSTNAVSNIPLDIIRALSLHELLILQSISNLLVAKGGWLTSGEVEDEYSHLSYAYGEEPRKHTQFYEYIKNLNNMGLIESKISGKGIRGKTTIIRLPLDIPAERLKEVLESILLDRIGGPKPEQGN; this is translated from the coding sequence ATGTCTGGAAAAATATTTACTAATAGAGGAGTATTTGATGAAACATATATTCCATCAACATTACTTGTTAGAGATTCTGAGGCAAATGTGTTAATAACAAGGTATTTATCAAGGCTTGGTGAAGGTTCCGGTTCTACTGATGTTACTGTTTTGTATGGATCTATAGGTAAGGTAGGTATAGGAAAAACTACTTTAGCAAAATATGTTTCTAGGGTTTTATCTAAGAAGGCGGAAGATAAGGGTATAAATTTCAAGCCTGTTTATATAAACGTTTATGGTGCATCTAGCTTGCATCAAATACTTTCTAGAATAGTTTCTGAATTAGAGATGAACATACCTGTTAGAGGAAATGCAACTATAGAAGTATTAAAAGCAATTTCGGATTTTCTTTATATAAAAGATGCGTATGCATTAATTATACTAGATGAATTCCAATCCTTGCTTATGTCTTCTAAGCTAAGCGATGATGAATTTTATCTTCTTCTTAGGGTCTATGAAGAAATTCCTCCAAAGGATAATATTAATAGGCTTAATTTCATGCTAGTTTCACAAGACTTCAGGATTTTAAGTTATATGAAAGAAAGAATACCTCAAGTAGAATCTCAAATAGGTTTTAGGGTTCATCTAAGACCATATAGCAGCGATGAATTGAAGACAATAATTGAGCAAAGGGCAATTGAGGGACTTTATGAGAATTCTTATAATCAAGATATTTTAAACATGATTGCAGATTATTATGGATATAATGATATAAAGGGAGGAGAGGGAAGTGCCAGAAAGGCTATACTTACTTTAAGGATGGCAGCGGAGATAGCTGATGCAGAAAATTCTGGTAGAATAGAAGAAAGGCATGTAAGAGAAGCTCTGAGTACTAATGCAGTTTCAAATATACCTTTAGATATAATAAGGGCATTAAGCTTACATGAGTTGCTTATATTGCAATCTATTTCTAATTTATTGGTAGCTAAGGGGGGATGGCTAACTAGTGGGGAAGTTGAGGATGAATATTCTCACCTTTCTTATGCATATGGGGAAGAGCCTAGGAAACATACACAGTTTTATGAATACATAAAGAATTTAAATAATATGGGTCTAATTGAAAGCAAGATATCAGGTAAAGGAATTAGAGGTAAAACAACTATTATAAGATTACCATTAGATATACCAGCTGAGAGATTAAAAGAAGTTTTAGAATCTATATTATTAGATAGAATTGGAGGGCCTAAACCAGAACAAGGTAATTAA
- the moaC gene encoding cyclic pyranopterin monophosphate synthase MoaC, with protein sequence MAQMVDVTNKPIIYREAVASGEIKLREETIKRILNKEIEKGDVEAVASVASIMAAKDASKIIPLAHPLPITGVSVNFSYDKNTVKITVKVKTKAETGVEMDALAGVTAGLLAVWDMVKQYEKDSLGMYPNTMITNVKVESKIKKED encoded by the coding sequence ATGGCTCAGATGGTTGATGTTACTAATAAACCAATTATTTATAGGGAGGCTGTAGCAAGTGGGGAAATAAAATTAAGGGAAGAAACTATAAAAAGAATATTAAATAAAGAAATAGAAAAAGGTGATGTTGAGGCAGTGGCTTCTGTAGCATCTATTATGGCAGCTAAAGATGCATCAAAAATAATCCCATTAGCTCATCCATTACCTATAACAGGTGTTAGTGTTAATTTTTCTTATGATAAAAATACTGTTAAAATAACTGTTAAGGTGAAAACTAAGGCTGAAACTGGTGTAGAAATGGATGCATTAGCTGGAGTTACTGCAGGTTTATTAGCTGTATGGGACATGGTTAAGCAATATGAGAAAGATTCCCTAGGAATGTATCCCAATACTATGATAACAAATGTAAAAGTTGAGAGTAAGATAAAGAAAGAAGATTAA
- the mcm gene encoding minichromosome maintenance protein MCM, giving the protein MSNEVSQEISYGEKFKDFLRNFRDSTGAFKYVERIHRMMNMDMSSLNVDYPDLYRYNTNLAEILIDNPEEILNQFGEALKDIVSSEDPSYAEKKNKFHIRIYGLFNTIKIRDIRTNHAGKLIQIEGIITRMHPIRSKMIKATFKHEKEGCNAEFYWPAEENEYLEDKIEKPTICPICGEAGGKFTLVKNKSLYIDWQELTIQEKPEDVPGGQMPRSIPVQLMDDLVDIARPGDRVTIVGSVKLQQTGSTSLSPLFELYLEANSVKVSEKVLEEISITREDEEKILDLSKDPWIREKIISSIGTTIFGHWDLKEAIALQLFGGIPKQAADGTRIRGDIHVLFVGDPGVAKSQLLQSASRVAPRAVFTSGKGSTAAGLTATVVKDSRTGEFYLEAGALVLADGGLAIIDEFDKMRPEDRISIHEAMEQQTISISKAGIVARLNARASVLAAGNPKWGMYDINKPFPDNVILPPTILSRFDLIFVVRDFIQMEKDRRLARHILDVHSDYDKFAPEIDPQLLKKYIIYAKRYVKPKLTEEAKNLIETFFVALRGSALSSSNQEGGQTPVPITARQLEAIVRLAEAHAKMSLKNEITEEDAEEAIRLTVSFLTSVGLDIETNTIDANIITTGASLQSRKLMSILVDSLKRLTETKQCVRSEDLVNDIVNNHKVAKDKVIEALQRAHREGMIIEIRNGCYKPA; this is encoded by the coding sequence ATGAGCAATGAAGTTTCTCAAGAAATAAGTTATGGAGAGAAATTTAAGGACTTTCTAAGGAATTTTAGAGATTCTACTGGGGCATTCAAATATGTTGAAAGGATACATAGAATGATGAATATGGATATGTCAAGTCTAAACGTTGATTATCCTGATTTATATAGGTATAATACAAATTTAGCAGAAATATTAATAGATAATCCAGAGGAAATCTTAAATCAATTTGGGGAAGCATTAAAAGATATAGTTTCCAGTGAAGATCCAAGCTATGCTGAGAAGAAAAACAAATTCCATATAAGGATCTATGGTTTGTTCAATACAATAAAGATTAGAGATATTAGAACTAATCATGCTGGTAAACTCATACAAATAGAGGGTATAATTACTAGGATGCATCCAATTAGAAGTAAGATGATTAAGGCTACATTTAAACATGAAAAAGAAGGATGCAATGCGGAATTTTATTGGCCAGCTGAAGAAAATGAATATCTAGAAGATAAGATAGAAAAGCCTACTATTTGTCCTATATGCGGAGAAGCAGGGGGTAAATTTACATTAGTAAAAAATAAATCGCTTTATATTGATTGGCAAGAGCTAACAATCCAAGAAAAGCCTGAAGACGTTCCAGGAGGTCAAATGCCTAGAAGTATACCAGTACAGCTAATGGATGATTTAGTAGATATTGCAAGACCTGGAGATAGGGTAACAATTGTAGGAAGCGTTAAACTACAGCAAACTGGAAGCACATCATTAAGTCCATTGTTTGAATTGTATTTAGAAGCAAATAGTGTTAAAGTTTCAGAAAAGGTATTGGAAGAGATAAGTATAACAAGAGAAGATGAGGAAAAAATTTTAGATTTAAGTAAGGATCCATGGATTAGGGAAAAAATAATTTCTAGCATTGGAACAACAATTTTTGGTCATTGGGATCTCAAAGAAGCAATAGCTTTACAATTATTTGGAGGTATTCCAAAGCAGGCTGCAGATGGAACAAGGATAAGAGGTGATATACATGTTTTATTTGTTGGAGACCCAGGTGTTGCAAAAAGTCAATTATTGCAATCAGCATCAAGAGTTGCGCCTAGGGCAGTTTTTACAAGCGGTAAAGGTTCTACCGCGGCAGGATTAACTGCTACGGTTGTTAAAGATTCTAGGACTGGGGAATTTTATTTAGAAGCAGGAGCTCTTGTATTAGCAGATGGAGGTTTAGCAATTATAGATGAATTTGATAAGATGAGACCTGAAGATAGAATTTCTATACATGAAGCTATGGAACAGCAAACAATAAGTATTTCTAAAGCAGGTATTGTTGCAAGACTTAACGCTAGAGCAAGCGTTTTGGCAGCAGGAAATCCAAAATGGGGTATGTACGATATAAATAAGCCTTTTCCGGATAATGTAATTTTACCGCCAACAATATTATCAAGGTTTGATTTAATTTTTGTAGTAAGAGACTTTATTCAGATGGAAAAAGATAGAAGATTAGCAAGGCATATATTAGATGTCCATAGCGATTATGATAAGTTTGCACCTGAAATAGATCCACAGCTATTAAAGAAATATATTATATATGCAAAAAGGTATGTAAAACCAAAGCTTACAGAAGAGGCAAAGAATTTAATAGAAACATTTTTCGTGGCATTGAGGGGTAGCGCATTAAGCAGTTCAAACCAAGAAGGAGGCCAAACTCCAGTACCAATAACAGCAAGACAATTAGAAGCTATAGTAAGGTTAGCAGAAGCTCATGCTAAGATGTCATTGAAAAATGAAATAACAGAGGAAGACGCAGAAGAGGCTATAAGGCTTACTGTGTCTTTCTTAACAAGCGTTGGTCTTGATATAGAAACTAACACAATAGATGCAAATATAATAACAACAGGGGCAAGTTTACAATCAAGAAAATTGATGTCAATCCTAGTTGATTCGCTTAAGCGTTTAACAGAAACTAAGCAGTGCGTTAGATCTGAAGATTTAGTTAATGATATAGTTAATAATCATAAGGTTGCAAAAGATAAGGTAATTGAGGCCCTTCAAAGAGCACATAGAGAAGGCATGATTATAGAAATTAGAAATGGTTGCTATAAGCCAGCCTAG
- a CDS encoding GINS complex subunit Sld5, which translates to MKFEKRLKLLSYDSMVRRTKVLMKKDYILSLSGGTINAKKGDEIDLPRWQALYLKSIDVADIKEEEVDINYLNSYHFKEKRNQAPNQLSPLPQDFYIKISSFIKSLDKAISQNPTHMLINDREAAEKNFIELSESRLLKLIRLSQTNGDDLRDRMTPEEFLIYSTIKNIIFSWRSYILNLSKGGVNNEQ; encoded by the coding sequence TTGAAATTTGAAAAAAGACTAAAGCTGCTAAGTTATGATTCAATGGTGAGGAGGACTAAGGTTTTAATGAAAAAAGACTATATTTTATCTCTTTCAGGTGGAACAATAAACGCAAAAAAAGGCGATGAAATAGATCTACCAAGATGGCAGGCACTGTATCTTAAGAGCATAGATGTTGCAGACATAAAAGAAGAAGAGGTTGATATAAATTATTTGAATTCATATCATTTTAAGGAAAAAAGAAATCAAGCACCCAATCAACTATCTCCCCTACCCCAAGATTTTTATATCAAAATAAGTAGTTTTATAAAGAGCTTAGATAAAGCAATTTCTCAAAATCCTACTCATATGTTAATAAATGATAGGGAGGCGGCAGAGAAAAATTTTATTGAGCTTTCAGAAAGCAGATTGCTTAAATTAATTAGGCTATCTCAAACAAATGGAGATGATTTAAGGGATCGTATGACTCCAGAAGAATTCTTAATTTATTCTACAATAAAAAATATCATATTTTCATGGAGAAGTTACATATTAAATTTATCAAAGGGAGGGGTTAACAATGAGCAATGA
- a CDS encoding HTH domain-containing protein, giving the protein MDIEKILASKGKVRILKVLMKEGQINISRLAKLTGLHHDVIVKNMEELKEMGIVEEKRYGRLRIYMIDLRDPKISGLYEIFKEIENL; this is encoded by the coding sequence ATGGATATTGAGAAGATTTTAGCAAGCAAAGGAAAAGTAAGGATATTGAAGGTATTAATGAAAGAAGGTCAAATTAATATATCTAGGCTTGCAAAGCTAACAGGCTTGCATCATGATGTCATAGTAAAAAATATGGAAGAGCTTAAGGAAATGGGAATTGTAGAGGAAAAAAGGTATGGTAGGCTTAGAATTTATATGATAGATTTAAGAGATCCTAAAATAAGCGGATTATATGAGATTTTTAAAGAAATTGAAAACCTTTAA